GCTTCAGCGCCCGTGGATCGGCTTCGGAGCGCACTCATATATAGATAGAAAGAAGCGGCACCCTCAAACAATGAAGGCGTTCATGAAACACCATCGCATCTCGATTCGCATTCGAATTGTTATTCTGAACTTCGGACTGCTTGCTCTATTCGCCCTGTTCTTTTACGGATTCTTTCTGCCGCATATTGAACAGCGTCTGATGGAACGGAAGCAGGAAGTCGTCAAAGAGGCCGTCCGCCTTGGTTCAAGTATTCTACTTTCACTTCATAAAGCGGAACAGGACGGCCGACTCAGCAGAGAGGAAGCGCAACAGGAGGCGATCGAACGCATTCGAGAGCTGCGCTATGAAAAAGACGGACGCAATTATCTGTGGATCAACGACTTCAAGCCGGTCATGATCATGCATCCGTATGCCACACAGCTGAACGGGAAGTCGCTTACCGACTACAAAGATCCCGACGGAAAGCATCTGTTCATGGAGATGGTCGACGTCAGTAAACGAGACGGAGCCGGTTTCGTGAACTACCGATGGCAGTACTTCGATGAGAAAGATAATATCGTCCCCAAGGTCTCCTATGTAGAAACGTTCACACCCTGGGGATGGATTCTCGGATCGGGCATCTATGTGAATGACGTGCAGGCCGAGATCAACGAACTGAAGACCGTGATTACGCTCGGCTTCATCGCCGTCGCCGTCATAAGCTCCATTGCCGTTTTCTTCTTTTCGTCGCGCATCGTGCGCCCCATCCAGCAGCTGCGCATCGCCTCTCGTCTGGTCGCCGGCGGAGACCTGCGCTCCCCTGTTGCCGTCGACTCATCCGATGAGATGCTCGACCTTGCCACCGATTTCAATCAATTGATAGAATCCATGCGAGATGTTCTCGGCGTCATCGTGCGACATTCAACGGAGCTTGCGGCGTCAACGGAAGAGATGTCGGCTACATTGAATACGTTCACGTCGCAGGCTCAGAATCAATCGGCAAGCACAGAACAGATCGCCGCCACGACCGAAGAGCTCTCGGCCGGGATGGACAATGTGAAGAAAAGCACCGAACATCAGACGGCTTCGGTACTATCTCTGATTCAAACCGTTCGCGGCCTCTCGGACAGCATTGACGGCATGGCCCGCCTGATCGCCCAGGCGCAACAGGAAACGGGTCAGATCACGGGCCTTGCGCGCGAAGGCGAGGATTCGTTGCGGCATCTGAACGAATCGATGAACAACGTTCTGCAGAGTTCAAGCTCGGTTACCGGCATCG
This region of Leptonema illini DSM 21528 genomic DNA includes:
- a CDS encoding methyl-accepting chemotaxis protein encodes the protein MKHHRISIRIRIVILNFGLLALFALFFYGFFLPHIEQRLMERKQEVVKEAVRLGSSILLSLHKAEQDGRLSREEAQQEAIERIRELRYEKDGRNYLWINDFKPVMIMHPYATQLNGKSLTDYKDPDGKHLFMEMVDVSKRDGAGFVNYRWQYFDEKDNIVPKVSYVETFTPWGWILGSGIYVNDVQAEINELKTVITLGFIAVAVISSIAVFFFSSRIVRPIQQLRIASRLVAGGDLRSPVAVDSSDEMLDLATDFNQLIESMRDVLGVIVRHSTELAASTEEMSATLNTFTSQAQNQSASTEQIAATTEELSAGMDNVKKSTEHQTASVLSLIQTVRGLSDSIDGMARLIAQAQQETGQITGLAREGEDSLRHLNESMNNVLQSSSSVTGIVQIINEISDRINLLSLNAAIEAARAGDSGRGFAVVAEEVGKLAERTSSSIRDISQLVEVNNQQLKEGIGQLQSTTRFITEILTGIGRMNERMTDLKGTMTDQTRENEAVQTQLENVSNRSDEIKHAIGEQKNAVSEIAQSVSSINDAIQSVVSAAEQMTATSEQIAAMAESMRAKATFFKV